TTTGATAGGGGTATTAAGAATGGTCCACCTGTGAATGTGAGTACATCTGGACATTTATGTCATTATAGCGAGCATGCTTCTGGACAATCTCAGATCATTTGAGTTCTTCAGCGTCACTGAAATGTGTTCTGTTGGGCTTTAAAAAATGGGGTCTCTTCTTATAAAATGTGTGTATCCGTAGCTGGTTTTTAAGCTTTgtagtttttgaaaaatatagcGTTTGATTGTTTAAGTGTAATCTTATGTCTGTCATGTTCCGGTCGGCATGTACTACCTTAAGCAACTTCtatatagtaattttttaagataaaataaatttatgctTGTCTGTCTATAATAGGTTAAAATGATAATGGCAACAAACCGACCTGATGTGCTCGATCCTGCACTTCTTCGTCCGGGAAGATTAGACAAAAAAATAGAGATTCCGTTGCCAAATGAACAATCGAGAATGGAAATCCTTAAAATTCATGCTGCTAGCATTGCCAAGCATGGGGAGATTGACTATGAGGCTGTTGTGAAACTTGCAGAGGTAAGTAAAATGACTTTGCATGTTGGATACATTTACTGAGGCCTTATTATTAATGATTTTCTAATAACTATAACAGGGCTTTAATGGAGCTGATCTCCGCAATGTTTGCACAGAAGCTGGAATGTCAGCAATTCGTGCAGAACGTGATTATGTTATCCATGAAGATTTTATGAAGGTAATAAACTATTTTACGACGCAAGGAATTTACCTCTATTTGGTGCCTATATTACATGGAAATGGAAACGCTGAAACAAAAAACTGGAAAactgattattttttataagaatagcTTGTAAACAAGTTTGGCGTTTTTGGAAATGGAAACAAATTGCCAAAACGTAGGGTGGTGCATTTGTTTTAATAGAATTGTATcatttctttgtattttttcattttagccATGTATGAATATTTCAGAAACATGAATTCCACTTTTAAAATGCGTGTTGCACACCTTATAAGAAGATAGCCATTGGAAATTCTTTCTTAAACATGTGAGCTATAACAAGTTAgttataaaaaatatgtaaGAAATAAGCTATGTTTGGATGAAATAGACATGTAATAAAATAGCTATTTCTAATGAATGAAATAGTTGTTCTTACTTTTTAAGAAGAATgcttattatataaaattatgaaatagcaATTTCAGCGAGTTATTATTCCATGAATCAAAGTAAAAAATAGTTATTCACTTATTctatatgaaatagctattttATTTCGGAtctatttcatgaaccaaatcTAAATTGAATATATTTGTCCCATAGTCTTATCATTATTTACCAAGTGTATTAGTTATAACTAGGGTGTGTGTTCTACTCGAAGCgaattgaattgattttttttatttaatttaactaaattcaagaggaaataaaatatttcaaatagaaTTAAATCGTTTAATTGactttttagttaattttgtgTTAAAACTGAGCTGAAACCTTTTTTTATGTCAAAACCAAggtgaattaaaaaatttagtaatcaaattaaattaaattgaatttatcgGTTCGATTCGATTTTTGTAATCCTAATCTCTAGGTGACCCAACTTGCAAGTCAGGTTCATAAAACTTTGATTTGGTAATAAGAAAAGGGAAAACAGGGGGAAAAGTTGAACAATGAGCACTGAAGAAGATGTCGCACGGCGTAGAACTGCGATTGCCGATTACCGGAAAAAGCTACTCCAGCACAAAGAATTTGAGTCTAGAGTACGCACTGGTTAGTCAAATCCAGCTCCGGTTCTGCTCTTTTCTTGTTTAATCGATCTTTCCTCATAGCTTCAATAGATTTTAGGTTTAATAAGTAAGCTGACACGTATTTCGAGATTGAAAATTAGGGTTctcaattttgaattaaaattgaatCAGCAGTCGTTCTGTATGCTTGTTAGATTGGGTTTTATGTACTTAATTATGATTGTGATCGATAATCACAATACCGCACTTTTGAATGTTTATAATCAATAGGCTGGTTTTTGTAACTTGTTTTGCTTATCTGTTGCTTTGAAAATCTGGATATTTTTGTAGAAAGTGGAGCATTAATTTTGAGGTTATGTTGTTGCAGTAAGGGAAAACTTGAGATCTGCAAAGAAAGAGTTTAACAAGACTGAGGATGATTTAAAATCTCTTCAAAGTGTTGGTCAGATCATTGGAGAAGTTCTCCGCTCTCTTGACAATGAACGCTGTAAGTTTATCAGAATTcttcttttattatttcttatGAATTTTTACATGTATGTTTGAGTTGCATGTGTGGTGCGTCTACTATATATGACTTTTATCTCTTCTCTTAGCAATTACATTGTAAATGTGGCACCTGCACTTCTTTTGATTTCAAATTCTTCTCTCGATTCCCAATATCTTGCTCTGGAACTTGTGTTTTTAAGGCATAATGGATGAGCAAAGAATAATATAGGGGTTATTGTTATATCCATTGTGTTTCAGTGATTGTTAAAGCAAGCAGTGGACCTCGGTATGTGGTTGGTTGCCGCAGCAAGGTGGATAAGGAAAAACTAGTTCAAGGAACTAGAGTTGTTCTTGATATGACAACACTCACAATTATGCGTGCTCTTCCACGCGAGGTGAGTTATTTGCTTTCAGACTGCTCACACTTAttactattttctttttcaatttgaaCTTCATGCTGGTTATATAGCTCATGACGTCTTATCTTTTTGTGCCATGAGCTTACAGGTAGATCCAGTTGTTTATAATATGCTGCATGAAGATCCTGGTAATGTCAGCTATTCAGCTGTGGGTGGTCTATCTGATCAAATTAGAGAATTGAGGGAATCTATTGAGCTACCACTTATGAACCCTGAGCTTTTCATAAGAGTGGGGATTAAACCTCCCAAGGTGATTATTTGGTCATTTCATTTACTTTGTATTTCTTGCTTTCTTCTACCTTTTTGTCATTTGTCTAATCGTATAAATTTATCAGCATTAACTTGTCCAGAGTCAATGATGTTAGTTAATGTGCTTCTCACAAATGCATATGCTCTTTGTTTCAGGGTGTCCTTTTATATGGACCTCCTGGTACTGGAAAGACATTATTGGCTAGGGCTATTGCGAGTAATATAGACGCTAACTTTTTGAAggtaaatattattatctttacgACTCATCCTTTTTGTCTTCTGAATTTTGTTGATTGCGAGTGGTTCCCTAGTTCAATACATCCTTTTATTTTTGTGAAGGTTGTTTCAAGTGCCATTATTGATAAGTATATTGGAGAAAGTGCTAGGTTGataagggaaatgtttggatatgcaCGTGATCATCAGGTACGAGTAATggaatttggatttgattttctGTGGCATTCATACCTGATTCCACCAATAAAGCTACTTATTGCTTCTGTTTTCCCAGCCCTGCATCATTTTCATGGATGAAATTGATGCCATTGGCGGACGCCGTTTTAGTGAAGGAACAAGCGCCGATCGTGAAATTCAGAGAACACTAATGGAGTTACTGAATCAGCTCGATGGGTTTGATCAGCTTGGGAAGGTACtttagtttataaatttaacctTATCTAACATTGGTTATTTACACTTGGAACATTTTCATTCTTGTAGTCTACTCTTTTGAAGTAGGTGCATATACATGGTCTGTTTTTTCTGTTAAATTGAAGGCCAGTTATTTAGCAAAAGGGAAAAAAATCATGCCAAAGCTAACTTTAATGAATTTGCTTCATTGGCTAATTCATATTCCACAACACATGTTCATTGTTCAGTATTTTGATGGGCAAGTTAAGAATGGTCTGTTTGTGAATGGAGGAATACATTCGGCTATTtatgtgatttaatttgcatgCTTTTCATTTTCTGATACTTGGAGTTCTGTAGCTTCAATAAACTGCATGCTGTTGGGCCTCCAGAAAAAGCATTTCTTCCtgcaaaaaaaattgtttattcATGACTACTGGTTAAGCTTTGCAGCTTCATAAAGTAGACTATTTAAGTATATTGAAGTGTTATTTTGTGTATGGCAAGTGACCACTCTTCATATAtaacttcttttttcttttccttttggcAACTTccatatgctaaatttaatgataaaattttatgtttgattttgtaTAATAGGTTAAAATGATAATGGCAACAAACCGACCTGATGTTCTTGATCCTGCACTTCTCCGTCCCGGGAGATTAGACAGAAAAATAGAGATTCCATTGCCAAATGAACAGTCGAGAATGGAAATTCTTAAGATTCATGCTGCTGGAATCGCAAAGCATGGAGAGATCGACTATGAGGCTGTTGTGAAACTTGCAGAGGTAAGCCGAATAattgttttgaatgttttacACATTTGCTAATCCTTATTACTAATAATATTCTTACAACTATCACAGGGTTTTAATGGAGCCGATCTTCGCAATGTTTGCACGGAAGCTGGAATGTCAGCAATTCGTGCAGAACGTGATTATGTCATTCATGAAGACTTCATGAAGGTAATTCTATGATTTCTATGGATTGGCATTACCATATGGGATCTCATCTTTGTATATGCTAATATTTAAATGTGGAATCTCACATTGAGATTAGTAGGAACAAGAGATTAAGTTTAGTTTTCTAAAGTTCAATAATTGCATTGCGTGACATTGAGATTAGTACAATACAAACAAGGAACTAAGTTCAGATTACATGATTTAGCATTAAAGTTGCTGGATGTGCTTAAATAcacattttttcaaattttgcaGGCTGTGAGGAAGCTGAACGAGGCAAAGAAACTTGAATCTAGCGCGCACTATAATGCAGATTTTGGGAAGGAGTAGAAGCGCTTTCTTTTGTTGCCATGGAATGTGGGGCAGTGCGTTATATTTCTTTCAAATATTTATGATGcattgttttcattttaatcatgtaggACATATATCACAGTTTACAAGCCATGGATTTtaactctttaaatttttaaaaatattgtaccCCGCGTTCCATTTGTTTCTAAATGGCATATGCCTAATTATCCATATTAATCTACCTGGCAAGCTTATCAATCCCCAGTCTTATCCTCTAATTGTGATTTTGAAGTATGGCATATGAAATTTCCACTACAGGGTCATTGGTGTCAGCTCCGTGCTTGCTTTTATAATTCAAAGTCACTGTTATGATGATGTGCAGAACGTGAAAATTATGGTCATGCTCATCTATTATAAATATGACAATGGGACATTTTAAATgggataattaaaaaattataagtttataaTTAGAGAAATGAAAGTCGTTATAAAATTTACCCTAATTTTCTCTCTAAGAAATGGGAAAAGATGGTAAAATCTATACAATAAAACCAGAAAGCACTCACCATCAATGACATTACCTAGTAAAAGGCGTCATTTAGGCGCATTAGTAACCACGCACAAACATTATCTATGTATCTATTTCATTAGTTCTTTTTAAGCTATTCTAGTAAACAATGATACAATATAAAAGAGTCATTCTAGTCCCTTGACTTGTGCGTCAGAGTTTGTTAACTCACGCTTAGccatcttaatcaatcaaagaTGGTACTCTCTATTTTTAGGTTAATTAACTATTAAATTGTACAAAGCGAACGAGTTTAAGAACCACTATAACCAATTTTGGGAGTTACTTGACATAAAACTAGAGATTAGTGTCCctaattgacctaaaaataaagagtattgtccttaaataattaaagtggCTAAATGTGAGTTAATTGACCTTGATGCACTAGTTCGAAAACAACAATGACcatttgtttaaaaataaaaaggatataaattttataattataatatacatCATAGAgctaattgtaaaataaatcataaattttagcattcattaaaattttaatatgactttttaattttgacaatttaaaatacaaattcttaattttagaatgtaattttaaaatttatcgcCAGCAAATGCTTATGTCCATTCATAAATTATACAAATAGAAGAacatgttgaattttttttaaagattcaaAGGGCCATATAATTGTATTTGACTACATAAAAGAAataattcttttcttttagtGGTTCTtaccaaaaaagtgaaattcttttattttgatagaTAGAGAACTTTGAGTTTGAAATATTTGACATTCTCTATGTTTTCATCACAGAACATAATTCAATCATACTGCAACTTGTTATTTGGGACAATAATTTAGTctgatttaaaaaagaaaaataaaaagttcatCCAAATTTCcattaaagaaagaaaaattattgcacgcaaccgttgcgccatgtcattcgtgcaacaaaccaattgtacgtcatgtggaaaattaaatg
This window of the Mercurialis annua linkage group LG5, ddMerAnnu1.2, whole genome shotgun sequence genome carries:
- the LOC130015490 gene encoding 26S proteasome regulatory subunit 10B homolog A-like, with protein sequence MIMATNRPDVLDPALLRPGRLDKKIEIPLPNEQSRMEILKIHAASIAKHGEIDYEAVVKLAEGFNGADLRNVCTEAGMSAIRAERDYVIHEDFMKPCMNISET
- the LOC126679820 gene encoding 26S proteasome regulatory subunit S10B homolog B isoform X2 encodes the protein MSTEEDVARRRTAIADYRKKLLQHKEFESRVRTVRENLRSAKKEFNKTEDDLKSLQSVGQIIGEVLRSLDNERLIVKASSGPRYVVGCRSKVDKEKLVQGTRVVLDMTTLTIMRALPREVDPVVYNMLHEDPGNVSYSAVGGLSDQIRELRESIELPLMNPELFIRVGIKPPKGVLLYGPPGTGKTLLARAIASNIDANFLKVVSSAIIDKYIGESARLIREMFGYARDHQPCIIFMDEIDAIGGRRFSEGTSADREIQRTLMELLNQLDGFDQLGKVKMIMATNRPDVLDPALLRPGRLDRKIEIPLPNEQSRMEILKIHAAGIAKHGEIDYEAVVKLAEGFNGADLRNVCTEAGMSAIRAERDYVIHEDFMKAVRKLNEAKKLESSAHYNADFGKE
- the LOC126679820 gene encoding 26S proteasome regulatory subunit S10B homolog B isoform X1 translates to MSTEEDVARRRTAIADYRKKLLQHKEFESRVRTVRENLRSAKKEFNKTEDDLKSLQSVGQIIGEVLRSLDNERLIVKASSGPRYVVGCRSKVDKEKLVQGTRVVLDMTTLTIMRALPREVDPVVYNMLHEDPGNVSYSAVGGLSDQIRELRESIELPLMNPELFIRVGIKPPKGVLLYGPPGTGKTLLARAIASNIDANFLKVNIIIFTTHPFCLLNFVDCEWFPSSIHPFIFVKVVSSAIIDKYIGESARLIREMFGYARDHQPCIIFMDEIDAIGGRRFSEGTSADREIQRTLMELLNQLDGFDQLGKVKMIMATNRPDVLDPALLRPGRLDRKIEIPLPNEQSRMEILKIHAAGIAKHGEIDYEAVVKLAEGFNGADLRNVCTEAGMSAIRAERDYVIHEDFMKAVRKLNEAKKLESSAHYNADFGKE